Proteins encoded together in one Lepus europaeus isolate LE1 chromosome 13, mLepTim1.pri, whole genome shotgun sequence window:
- the FIGLA gene encoding factor in the germline alpha, translating into MDAVLPAPQAEVLEDVLREQFGPLPRLAAICRLKRRPSGGYSSTEDLQLVLERRRVANAKERERIKNLNRGFAKLKALVPFLPQSRKPSKVDILKGATEYIQILSDVLEGANDLEKQDSDEQNYSKNTSEPPISLARELSRNVTQHTSCAIVSLKSEEEGPWADGGSGEPVYACRHSMTSTAGATCPTRSLGRFPEVELLSHR; encoded by the exons ATGGACGCCGTGCTGCCCGCACCCCAGGCCGAGGTGCTGGAGGATGTGCTGCGTGAGCAGTTCGGACCGCTACCGCGGCTGGCCGCCATCTGCCGGCTCAAGCGGCGGCCCTCGGGCGGCTACTCGTCCACGGAGGACCTGCAGCTGGTGCTGGAGCGGCGGCGCGTGGCCAACGCCAAGGAGCGCGAGCGG ataAAAAACCTCAACCGTGGTTTTGCCAAACTGAAGGCACTTGTGCCATTTCTCCCCCAGAGCAGGAAGCCTAGCAAAGTTGATATTCTGAAAGGTGCGACTGAATACATACAGATTCTCAGTGATGTTTTGGAAGGAGCCAACGACTTGGAG AAGCAAGACTCAGATGAGCAGAACTATAGCAAAAATACTTCAGAACCACCCATATCCTTGGCTAGAGAGCTATCAAGAAATGTTACCCAGCATACCAGCTGTGCCATCGTCAGCTTgaagagtgaggaggaagggCCCTGGGCAGATGGTGGCAGTGGTGAGCCAGTGTACGCTTGTCGCCACAGCATGACGTCCACAGCTGGAGCTACCTGCCCGACCAGAAGTCTG